The genomic region GATTGGGGACTTGCGGGGCTTGCGGGTTAGCGCATGTCTTGTCGTGGTGTCCAATCTGGAAGCAATTTGAGCATCTGAAGGGCTGTGATACGCAGTCGTCTTGTGCTCGTCGTCGAGCCAACGAAAGCACATCCGCCCCATCCACCCAGACAGACGAGGTTCCAAAGAGGGGTTGGGGAAAGTCGTGCGCCACAGCCTATCGCGCGACCGGACACGCACCCATCCATCCTCATCATTGAGATCTCCAGCTAAGCCATTTGTGGTGGGATGGCCAGCTAAAGGCGGTGAAAAGACATTGAAGCAGCCCCCAGTCAGCCACACCTTTGAAATGCTGGCCATCCTTAGAACACGGTGGATTAGGCGAGTTGGCGGCGACACTCAAGCCCAAAGCATGCCCAGTAGGGTGTAACAACTTCGATGGCGTCTTTAGAACGAACTCCCACCGACCCTACAGAGGATCTTTGGGCGACCGGGGAAGAAGTGGTTTGATCTGGATCGGTGCGAGTTGCCATGAGAAGGGGCACGGGGAGGGCTGCAAGGTGAGTCAAAGGGGGTCCATACCTGCAGGGAGGGCACATGGGGGTGATGAAGACGACATTGACCAGGACGTGGTCGGGGCCGGAGTGTTTTACTACACTAACTTTTAGCCGGATCTAGCTGATCCCCTAAATGTAGCAGGGTATAATTTTGTTTTTTTTACTTATGCAATTACAACTGGTACGACCCGCTATAATAAAAACATTGAGGTTGTCGACGTTTCATCTGAAGCCGATGTTGTTCGAAAATACGAAGCATCTACACCGGAGTATCTCCGGCCAAGTAATGAAGATGAGGATACACTAGTTAATACTTGCATGCACGTTGATGCATCACACATAATTAATATAGGCCAAAAGGAGAAACATGTCCAGACTCAGGACAAGATGAGATTTATTAGTACTTCAGGACTTGACATGCGTACAATGATGCAAGAAATAAAGAGAGAGAAACATGAGATGGAAGCCAGCCTAGAATGCTATTCTGTTCCAATTGTAGGAGGCAAAATTCAGTCGGTGCATGCAACCAAGAATTATGGCTATTTACTTGGAGGTATAAAAGGAGTTAAAGAAAGATTTAAAGAAGGATTTATGTTCCTATTTTTACCACACAAGAAACATGTGCAGGAAGGAGATGTGCATGGTCATCTATCTCTCAAGGACTTGAATGGGGTCCACCTACAGTGAAGAAAAATACATGGTGTTTATTGCCGACATGTAAAAGGCAACTAATTAAATATAGTATAGAGTCCAGAATAGATTATAGTCTTAGTTTCCTTTTGACTTGTGCGTTGCATGTAGGGATAGATTAATTCTACGTGAGGGTCAAGTTGATTAGTCGGAGCAGCTATAAGTAGTAGAGGATGCGATCATGTAAAGGCAGATTATTCTTATAAATAGACACTGTGTTTTCAAGAGTAGACACCTGTATCATCTTTAGAAAATCTCTGTGTTGCGGTTTTTTTGTAAAAATTGTTTCGCGCGTGAGTACCATCTTTGAGATTAGTTTTCTTGTGCTGAGCCGCAAGGTTCAAATCCTCTATTTCGTGTATATCACGTGTGCGGGCGAGAGTTTGTTACTGCTTGTGGTGGAGTGTCGTAACTTCAAAAACTGAAAAATTAAGACGACCTGGGAAATTTGCATATTAATCGTCTGCTACAAGAATTTGTATTTTATCGCTCTTTGGTTAGAAATgaaaattgttttcgtgagcgtaaaaatttctgtttttcagcaagatcaaacaactatcacccaaaaagatcctaaaggctttacttggcacgaacactaattaaaacatagaaaacacaatcataacaatagcataattgtgctaacgctcaagaacaaaaagcaaaaagcaaaaataaattttattcattgggttgcctcccaacaagcgctatagttttacgcccttagctaggaatAAAGCAATGATTTAAGTTTTGTTATCTTTGTTCTGAGattcataagatgccctcatgattgattcatatggtggcctaatttttGTTCTACGAAAATGTTTCATACCCTTTCTTAGTGAAAAttagaacttaatattgccttctttcatatcaatcacggcaccgatagtgcgtaaaaacggtctaccaagaataattggacaagacggattgcaatcaatatcaagaccAATCAAATTTAtggacacataattcctatttgcaagaataagaacatcattatttcttcccataggctttttaatagtagaatccgccaagtgcaaatttaaagagcattcttcaatatcggtaagaccaagcacatcacataaagatttcgaaaTTGTAGAAACACCAGCAcctaagtcacacaaagcaaaacactcataattttttatcttgactttgatagtaggttcccattcattatgtaattttctaggaattgaaacttctaattccaacttttcttctaaagcttttatcatagcatcgacaatatgtttagtgaaaactttattttgttcataagaatgaggtgaatttatcatggattgcaacaaagaaatacaatcagttaaagatcaactatcataattaaagtctttgtaatccaaaagagtgggtacatcattagttaaagttttgacctcttcaaacccacttttatcatttttctcaacaagatttgcaccctctgaattatcgggacgccttctagataaagttgactcttcgccagtccctttttcatcaatcttaactttattaaacaaggaatcaatagaagaaacaccaatcattttaagatcctcgtcacttttacgaaagtaatcactagaaaacatttttttctaaaaaaatctcttctagctctaagcatagcggttcttttcttactttcatccataaaaACATAaggagctttaattgattcctcaactttaggcacaaaaaatttcatcttaagattttctacatcatgagaaattctatcaacacttctagacaaatcatcaatcttcaacttttcttctatggtagtgttgagaataatattaaagaattatGGTAGTGTAAttttcacaatggcataccgaaagagctccttcttcaatttttactagtaggagctctttcggtatgccattgtgaataatttggcATGATATTATTAAGCAATTTTGTGGCTTCTACCAAAGTAATTTTCATAAAAGAACCACCCGCGGCAGAGTCTAAaatattacgagaaacaaaattcaaccccaaataaaaattttgtatgatcatccaacaatttaacccatgagttggtcAATTACTTAGCATCATTCTCATCCTATCCCAAAAttatgcaacatgctcatgttcaagttgcttgaaattcatgatctgggttctaaggtaaatattttttgtgggcggaaaatacttagtgataaaagcgtctttgcacttattccaagaatcgatactattacgaggcaaagaagaaaaccaaattttgcagaatcacgcaaagaaaaggaaataatttcatcttcacaatatcattgtccacatcttttttcttttgcatatcgcataattccacgaaggtattaagatgggacgcggcatcctcattaggagtaccagaaaattgatttttcataacaagattcaacaaagcagtattaatatcacaagactccgcactagtggtgggagcaatcggagtgccaataaaatcattgttgttggtatttgagaaatcacaacttggtgttctcttgagccaTGATGACTATACAACaatattgcactcaaaaacagatctgacaagaaaatggcgaacgaaaaagaaggcgaataaaacggcaaatttttgtgaagtgggggagagaaaaatgagaggcaaatgacaaataatgtaaattgcgatgagatgagatttgtgattaggaacctggtagatgttgaagatcctccccggcaacggcgtcagaaattccttttgatgcggcttgaagctacgtcggtatttctccaaagaggaagggatgatgcagcacagcgacggtaggtatttccctcagtgatgaaaccagggttatcgaaccagtagcagaaccaagcaacaatacgtaaacgactcctgcacacaaataacaaatatcgcaacccgacatattaaaggggttgtcaatccctttcgggtaacgacgccagaaattggcaaacgggcgtgaataaattgtagtagattgatagatcgaatgccaaataaaataaataagaataaattacaacaaggtatttttgtatatttgggttatagatctaaaaataaaagtaaGGAAAATAGATCATAGGGGcgaataatatgagaaagagacccgggagccgtaggtttcactaatggcttctctcgagaaaagtagcaaacgatgggtaaacaaattactgctaggcaattgatagaacttcaaataatcatgacgatatccaggcaatgatcattatataggcatcaccaaGATTAGTAGAGcgatcctgcctgcatctactactattactccacacatcgaccgctatccagcatgcatctagtgtattaagttcatggagaaacagagtaatgcaataaaacgatggcatgatgtagacaagatctatttatgtagaaacagaccccgtcgttttatccttagtagcaatgatacaaacatgtcggttccccttctatcactgggatcaagcaccgtaagatcgaacccactagaaagcacctcttcccattgcaagataaatagatcaagttggccaaacaaaacctaaatatcgaagaagaaatacgatgctatgggcaatcatgcatataagagatcaaagaaactcaaataaatttcatggataaaaagagatagatctgatcatatactcaaagttcatcggatcccaacaaacacaccgcaaaaagagttacatcatatggatatccaatagaccattgtattgagaatcaaacgagagaaaggaagccatctagctactaactacggacccgaaggtctataaagaactactcacgcatcattggagaggcaccaatgaaagtggtgaacccctccgtgatggtgtctagattagatctggtggttctggactctgcgataGCTGGAATTAATTTTTGTTGACTCCTCTAAGGTTTCTGAAATATtgcggtatttatagagtaaagagacGGTTCAgagggcacccaaggtgggcacaacccaccatgtgcTCCCCTTAGAGCAGCCCCCAGATGCTTCTTCGGTCCATTGGTTGTCTTCTGATCCTAAAAAATCCACTAAATGTTTTGctacgtttggattccgtttggtattgattttccgcgatgtaaaaaacatgcagaaaacagcaactgatacttgacactatgtcaataggttagtaaaaAAGATATATAATgactataaaatggttataaaatatccaagattgatcatacaacagcatgaaacaattaaaaattataaatacgttggagacgtatcagtgagcaaCAAAATTCAGACACACACATCACACACGATTCAGAGGAACAGATGTCACCTCAAAGCGACAAGATTTAGACACACATGACACAAGATTCAGACATACAACACACAAGATTCAGATAAACACACGGCGCCTCGGAGTAACAAGATTCAGACAGACAACACACAAGATTCAGCCAATTCACAACACAGAAGCAACATGATTCAAACCAAATTCACGGCACAGGAGCAACAAGACTCGGACACACACAACACACCTCggacacacacacaacacacaaaaATCAGAGGAACACATGGTACCTTCGAGCAACGCGGGCAGAGAAGCAGCACCGGCGCTGTACTCCTTACTGTTCGTAGCAGTATGCTGGCCGCCGTAGCAGCAGCATCCCAACGTGACAGGGGTGGCCACGGCAGCACATAGCCTGCAACGCCTAGCGCATCACGGCATGGAACGCCGCGGGGGGCTTGGCGATAATGGAGTGCAGGCAGAAAGACTGGTTCCAGACCGGTTTGGGTCTTCTGCTAGCCATCACCCTGCTCGTCTCCTCCACGGCTAGTATCGATGATGACCAACGCGGCCGGCACAGTTGCTCGCCTTGCCATGCCCTGTTGCTGCAGTCCAGCGCAAGGCATCTCAACTTGTGTTGAGATGGCAAGATCATCGACGAGGTCGCCACCCTCGACAAGGAAACTTCACGTGAGTCACCGATCGGCTACAAAGAGGCATTTGCGCGAAGAAAACTAAGGGATGGATAGGCGCCAGAGTAAAATTTATCCTCCTCTACTCGGTTTAGTACTTCGGTTAGATGCAGTGTAGAGGAGTAAAACTGAGTTTATACTCCCTTACGGACGGATATGCGATCGGTTAAAAATGCCCTTATTATATTGTTCAAAATGCCCTTATTATTTTATTCGATCTACAAACTATGCTCTGGTACACAAAAGCCAGCACACAGTTTTTGAACAACTCACTGTCAGATAAAAAAACAGATCAGACACTTATACTTGCACACACAGATCAAGTATACTGTGTATTGAATTCTTCTTTAAGTACATTGTATTTACTTACTCTTTTCGTTTTAAAATATAATGCGTCCACGTTTTCAAGGtttaattttgaccataaatttaatcaaCGAGACCGACTACAACAGAAGCAAAAATTATATCATATATAATTTTTGCTTCCAACGCAGTCGGTTTCCGAGAGCCGAGAACACATTATATTTTGAAACGAATGGACTATTATACACTAGTAATAAGGGTGATTACAACTGGGATCAAAAACTTCAGGGTATGGACTTCAAGGATTTAACATCGGGGTTCATTTCTTTTGCGTCGTGCTTTATGTCCTCAGGTTCAAAACAGACTTCACTCGGTAGAAAAGTGCATAGAACTCAATATATAAACAGACTTCACTCGGTAGAAAAGTGCACAGAACTCAATATATGACGAGGCAGTCGAGGATGCGAACCCCCTGTCGAACATATACAGTCACCTGTGATTTCGATGCAGAAAAATGTCGAAACACGGGACGCACTTTGCTCTACCCTACTCTCAAGCATATATAGCAGTGAAAAAGGAAGTAGCAGTAGCACAAGATTGGCACGCGAAATACGCCGTACACTTCACAGGTAGCAGTCGAGGTAGGCGTGACGGTGCCTCCTGCGGAACTCGAGCAGGCTGCCGTACGTACGGTCGGCGACGCCCACGAACAGCGCCTCCGCGCCGTCGTCGGGGCTGAAGGACACGCCGGCGATCTCCCCGAACAGATCGATCTCCTGCGCGCGGGCGTACCCGGCCGCCACGTCGTAGACGCGGACGAAGTCCGCCGGCTCCGCCGCGGCCAGGAAGCGGCCGTCCGGCGAGAACCTGAGCCCCCTGACGGCGCCGATCCTCCCCTCCAGCACCGCGAACGCCTCGGACGGGTTGCGCACGTCCCACAGCCGGCACGTCCTGTCCTGGTTGCCCGTGGCCAGCACGCGCCCGTCCGGGTGCCACGCCGACGCGAACGAGTAGTCCGCGTGCCCGCGCAGGCTCGCGATTTCCTGACCCAACGCCACCACGGTGAGCAGCCATTGTACAGAAGTTCGAGCCGAATCGTAGCACATCTTCTCTGTTTACCTTGCCGGAGCCTGAATCGGCGATGAGGCAGTCGGAGCTATCACCGAGCACCGCGAGCAGCTTCCCGTCGGGGCTGACGGACATGTTCTGCACCATGAAGCATATGGCATGAGCAACCAAGACCGGCAGAGAACACCGCAGGCCTACCACCAGAAGCAGCGCAGGGTACTCACGTTGACGGACCACGCAAAGGGGAACTGGGTGAGCAGGCTGTACTTCTCCGTGTCAAAAGTTCTGACGACGCAGTCGTTGTTGGCAGCCATCACCCGGGTGGAGCCACTGTGCAACGAGACGATACGTGACGAACTCCGTTAGCAAATCATTTTGCATTCGGAACATAAATTGGTGCTGTATATAATGTGTTTGCTCACTTTGGTGATTTGTAGAtctcgacggcgttggtgatggaCTTCTTGTTGCCGGCCAGGTTGGTACAGAACGCCACTCCGGGTTGATCAACATACTGACACAAACACACAATCGTCAGCTTAGACAAGAAGATCCAGAAGGAACAACATCCACAGGTCTGCACTGCGTGCCTACACCTCCTTACCTTGCATATCAACTCCCCATGGAAACCACCAGCCGCCAGGAGGTTGTCTTTCACCATCATGGTGCTGATCTGCACCCTTGACAAGGGCCGACCTCCCCGCATATCCTGCACAGTGTGGTCGCACAGTGGATCAGAGATTGATCGACATTCCGACGATCCAGGACTATCACATCGCTCTGTGGTAGATCACCTGATTTGGGCCTGCCACATTGGGCACTTCTTTTCCTCTCCGGAGTAGGGATGACCAATGCATCACAGAATAGTTCTGTGTCACGTACACATCATGCTTGGACGTAGCCCACAGGAGGTTCCTCAGCTGCACGTGGAAAAGTATACGGTCAGTGCATCTGTACCAGAATTATTCTTAAAACTCTGCAGAAATAGAATGATGCAAATGAGTGCCATTCCAAGTTTCCAACCCTAAAAAAATGAGTGCCATTCTAGTCAGTGGTTGCTACCGCACTAAATTCTACGATAACAAACAAGAACGCCGATGGAGGACACAACAGTAAGCTTCTGTTAAAATTCACTCGGGTAATTACAACTATGTGATGCTACTGTTAATCTAGATCTCCTTCAGGTTAGTATGGAGCTAGAGTTCTGCAACCAAAGTTCATATAAGTTGTTAGTCTGAACCCAGACTCAAGACTCGAGGTAAATTGATTAAAAAACTCCAGGTAAACCAGTCAGTTCATACGCATTAGCGCACCAGAACAGTTAAGGACCTCTCTGGTTCGCAGGATTGTAAAAACCCAGGAATAGGAAGAACACGGTAATGGAATGTCATGCCCACTCGAATCCTACACGATTTGAGTTAGTTTGATTGCATCAGgaaaaataaagtttttttttcaagaggttggagtggatgctagatttcctatgaaatgtatTACAAATGTTTCCTTAATAAAAAAAATCTATAGGATTCAATCTTACGAATCAACCAACCAACATAGTATCCAGTCCTCGAAAAATTGTatgaaatcctttgaatcaaagaggcctTACAAGGTCAAGGCCTGCCATATAATATACATAAGTCGTAACAAGGAGATCCATTTGCGCACCATTTTCATAGCATTAGGTATCATCCAACAAAAATATAGTAttcaatagtactccctctgtacataAATATAAGAGGGTTTAGATCActtctcttatatttctttacagagggagtaacagTGAACCATAAGACAGTATGTAATGTATCAatcctcttctcttctcttgtgtaACCTGCAAAAGGGAATTCAAGGAGATTCTTCTTTGCCTGTCGTAGAACTTTCAACCATACCCATCTTCTATGGCGATTCACGATAATGCCGCATTCTGGGGATCCTCGTCCACCTGCTTGTAGACCTGATATTGAAAGGACCGAATATTGCAGCTGCCCTATTATCACAGTTTAATTGCTGACACCAAAACTACAGATCCATCTTAGGACCCACCCACCATATGCCCTGCAACAAATGTTATGCATGTATACACACAGAGGAAACATGAATAACGCGGAGCACAACGGTGAGAAAAATTGAGAGCTGTTTACACAACTATACTACGCCAAGCACGTGTTGTTTGAGGTTGGAGCCTGTTAGTTTCATTTTTCCTCCTTTTTTTGCGGTGAAGAACCAATGTCATTTAGGAGTACTGGTTAGATCTGTACAAATTTGATATTTGTAGATTTAGGAAAAGTGAATTATGTCCGCGTGGCCAACAGCCTACCTATAGGCCAGATGACCAAACATACCCTAACAGTGACGAGGAATAAAAAACGTTTACCCATGAAACAGTGTTAATCAGGTTAATCATCCCTGTTAACAGACCAAAGAATTCCCTGACAGAGCTACTTTCGGCAAGTACAATAGCTACACACGAAGGCGAGCATGGAAACAGAAGAGGCGCGCCATGCATGACAAGATTTCATAATTTATGAACAGTGTGGTGACTGGTAAGTTAgcaaatactagtactccctgcgatccgatccatattacttgtgctgatttagtacaacttcaGTACAAAGTTGTACCAATTTTCCAAATCGATGTCAGTTTGTCCATGCGAACAAACATAAATAATTTGTGGTGAAAATACAAAGGAAATAGGTTAAATCAATCTCGCAACAACTTTATGCGGGTGTCAAGTAGTCATATGCATGTGAGTGCCAAGGCCTGAAAGAGATTGGTACCTGAAAGTGCACTATTGTTGGCTTGACATGTCTTGTATTCAAGTGAAAATCGTAGAAGGCGTCTCTTGTCTCCGCTCGTTGGCATTCCTATAAACAAAATGATGGTTTTATGATGGTCAATTTCCCTCATGAACTATAAACTAGTCAATTCTCTTCTTTCTGATGAAAAGGCAGTTGCTTGAAAAAAGAATCCCTCCATccgagttttttttttttgcgagaactcCATCCGGGTTTGTTAGCCGACACGGATGTTAAGGTCTAAATTTGACTAACATAACATGTGTAATGTTCCATAAGAAATACTATGTTTACAAACTTTATTCAACGACGAATCTATAAACATATTTTTTTGCCGTGTAATACATGTTTTGCTAGTCAAATACTGTATAGAAGACAAAAAAGACCATACCTGACTAACACAAATGATAAACCAGCTGTTGCTTAACTGCTAAAAAGACTAATAAAGTGACAGCTATTGAAGATAACATAATTTACACACAAAAAGTGAGCAGTGCATCTTCTCACCTTTGCCAGTGCATCCCGCGGCCTAGCGAGGCTCTGGTAGTTCTTGTACTGTTTTAGCCTCATCTGACGGTACTGATCCCTGCTGTAGTTCAATCTCTCCCAGGGTATCTCCTGCATGTCCTTCCCTTGTCTGTACTCCAAGGCTGAAGTGTCGTTCATCTCAGTATTCTACGATCGGAAAAGGAAAAAACTGTTAGATCTTTCAACACCTTCACAGCGCTAGGCGTACAGCATCGCTCCTACTAGTAGAGAAGAAATTTGTGTAGTTTTTCCTCTGTCGTTCTAGCTAGCAGGTGATTGTGCTGCTCAGATTAGGCAGTGAACCAAAGAGGAGCCCGGCATCATACCAGCTGGTATTGGGAAGCGCCGCCGGAGGTTCGGAGCCCGTTGCCGCCGGCATCGTCGAACTCGAAGTCGTCGTAatcgtggccggcggcgacgaaCTCCAAGTCGTCCTGCAGGTCGTGCGCCATCGGCGGACTGACTCGGAGTTGTAGAAGGGGCGAATCGAGCTTAAACAAAACCCCGACGAAACTGAATCAAGAGAGTATTTCTATCGGCCGGTTGGGTGGCAGGAATTGGGCGGA from Triticum aestivum cultivar Chinese Spring chromosome 4A, IWGSC CS RefSeq v2.1, whole genome shotgun sequence harbors:
- the LOC123085396 gene encoding uncharacterized WD repeat-containing protein C2A9.03 isoform X1 — protein: MAHDLQDDLEFVAAGHDYDDFEFDDAGGNGLRTSGGASQYQLNTEMNDTSALEYRQGKDMQEIPWERLNYSRDQYRQMRLKQYKNYQSLARPRDALAKECQRAETRDAFYDFHLNTRHVKPTIVHFQLRNLLWATSKHDVYVTQNYSVMHWSSLLRRGKEVPNVAGPNQDMRGGRPLSRVQISTMMVKDNLLAAGGFHGELICKYVDQPGVAFCTNLAGNKKSITNAVEIYKSPNGSTRVMAANNDCVVRTFDTEKYSLLTQFPFAWSVNNMSVSPDGKLLAVLGDSSDCLIADSGSGKEIASLRGHADYSFASAWHPDGRVLATGNQDRTCRLWDVRNPSEAFAVLEGRIGAVRGLRFSPDGRFLAAAEPADFVRVYDVAAGYARAQEIDLFGEIAGVSFSPDDGAEALFVGVADRTYGSLLEFRRRHRHAYLDCYL
- the LOC123085396 gene encoding uncharacterized WD repeat-containing protein C2A9.03 isoform X2, yielding MPTSGDKRRLLRFSLEYKTCQANNSALSGLQAGGRGSPECGIIVNRHRRWLRNLLWATSKHDVYVTQNYSVMHWSSLLRRGKEVPNVAGPNQDMRGGRPLSRVQISTMMVKDNLLAAGGFHGELICKYVDQPGVAFCTNLAGNKKSITNAVEIYKSPNGSTRVMAANNDCVVRTFDTEKYSLLTQFPFAWSVNNMSVSPDGKLLAVLGDSSDCLIADSGSGKEIASLRGHADYSFASAWHPDGRVLATGNQDRTCRLWDVRNPSEAFAVLEGRIGAVRGLRFSPDGRFLAAAEPADFVRVYDVAAGYARAQEIDLFGEIAGVSFSPDDGAEALFVGVADRTYGSLLEFRRRHRHAYLDCYL